A stretch of Motacilla alba alba isolate MOTALB_02 chromosome 18, Motacilla_alba_V1.0_pri, whole genome shotgun sequence DNA encodes these proteins:
- the SRP68 gene encoding signal recognition particle subunit SRP68, which produces MAAERQGGGGGRGAGAEENKDHKDGKDNKENERPAGPQPGGLGDSLGLEILQIVKESQQQHGLRHGDFQRYRGYCSRRLRRLRKTLNFKMGNRHKFTGKKVTEEILSDNRYLLLILMDAERAWSYAMQLKQEANTEPRKRFHLLSRLRKAVKHAEELERLCESNRVDAKTKLEAQAYMAYLTGMLRFEHQEWKAAMEAFNKCKTIYEKLANAFTEEQAVLYNQRVEEISPNIRYCAYNIGDQSAMNELMQMRLRSGGTEGLLAEKLEALITQTRAKQAATMSEVEWRGRTVPVKIDKVRIFLLGLADNEAAIAQAENEETKERLFESLLSECRDAIQAVREELKPDQKQREHSLENDSGKVSNIQYLHSYLTYIKLSTAIKRNESMAKSLQKALLQQQRSDEDGKRSPRPQDLIRLYDIILQNLVELTQLPGLEEDKNFQKEIGLKTLVYKAYRCFFIAQSYVLVKKWSEALVLYERVLKYAREVQSGAGAHRNSLKELPDVQDLITQVNAEKYSLQAAAILDANDPHETESPSQVKDGKPLSERFETFCLDPSLVSKQVSLVHFPPGFQPIPCKPLFFDLALNHVAFPPLEDKVEQKAKSGLTGYIKGIFGFKS; this is translated from the exons ATGGCGGCGGAGCGGcagggaggcggcggcggccgcggggccggggcggagGAGAACAAGGACCACAAGGACGGCAAGGACAACAAGGAGAACgagcggccggcggggccgcaGCCCGGCGGGCTCGGCGATAGCCTGGGCCTGGAGA TCCTGCAGATCGTGAAGGAGTcgcagcagcagcacggcctGAGGCATGGGGACTTCCAGAGGTACAG GGGTTATTGCTCCCGCAGGCTGAGGCGGCTCCGCAAAACTCTCAACTTCAAGATGGGCAACAGACACAAGTTCACTGGGAAGAAAGTAACTGAAGAGATTCTCTCAGACAACAG gtACTTGCTGCTGATCCTGATGGATGCAGAGCGGGCCTGGAGCTACGCCATGCAGCTGAAGCAGGAGGCCAACACGGAGCCCCGCAAGCGCTTCCATTTGCTCTCGCGGCTGCGCAAGGCTGTGAAACAcgctgaggagctggagaggctCTGTGAGAGCAACAGGGTGGATGCCAAGACTAAGCTGGAAGCTCAG GCGTACATGGCTTACCTCACCGGCATGCTTCGCTTCGAGCACCAGGAGTGGAAGGCAGCAATGGAGGCTTTCAACAAGTGCAA GACCATCTATGAAAAGCTGGCCAATGCTTTCACAGAAGAACAGGCTGTGCTGTATAACCAGCGTGTGGAGGAGATCTCGCCCAACATCCGCTACTGTGCCTACAACATTG GTGACCAGTCTGCCATGAATGAGTTGATGCAGATGAGATTGAGGTCTGGTGGCACTGAAGGTCTTCTTGCAGAAAAACTGGAG GCACTGATCACCCAGACCCGGGCAAAGCAGGCAGCCACAATGAGTGAGGTGGAGTGGAGAGGGAGAACTGTCCCAGTGAAGATTGACAAAGTGAGGATcttcctgctggggctggctgacAACGAGGCAGCAATTGCTCAG GCAGAAAATGAGGAGACAAAGGAACGTTTGTTTGAGTCTTTACTCAGTGAGTGCAGAGATGCCATTCAGGCTGTTCGGGAAGAATTGAAACCTGACCAG AAGCAGCGAGAACACTCTCTGGAAAATGATTCTGGGAAGGTGTCCAACATCCAGTACTTACACAG TTATTTGACCTACATCAAGCTGTCCACGGCCATCAAGCGCAACGAGAGCATGGCCAAGTCCCTGCAGaaggccctgctgcagcagcagcgctCCGACGAGGACGGCAAGCGCTCGCCGCGGCCGCAGGACCTCATCCGCCTCTACGACATCATCCTGCAG AACCTTGTGGAACTGACACAACTTCCTGGCCTAGAAGAGGACAAGAACTTCCAAAAGGAGATTGGATTGAAGACACTCGTTTACAAAGCTTACAG GTGTTTCTTCATTGCCCAGTCCTATGTCCTGGTAAAGAAGTGGAGTGAAGCCCTCGTGCTGTACGAGAGGGTGCTGAAATACGCCCGCGAGGTTCAGTCGGGAGCTGGAGCTCACAGGAACAGCTTGAAG GAGCTGCCTGATGTTCAGGATCTCATCACTCAAGTCAATGCAGAGAAGTATTCCTTGCAAGCAGCAGCTATTTTAG ATGCAAATGATCCTCATGAGACTGAGTCTCCATCTCAGGTCAAGGATGGCAAG CCTCTCTCAGAACGGTTTGAGACTTTCTGCCTGGATCCTTCCCTGGTCAGCAAGCAAGTCAGCCTCGTGCACTTCCCACCAGGATTCCAGCCCATTCCATGCAAACCCCTGTTCTTTGACCTGGCCCTTAACCATGTTGCTTTCCCACCTCTGGAGGACAAGGTGGAGCAGAAGGCCAAGAGTGGCCTCACAGGATATATAAAGGGCATTTTTGGATTCAAGAGTTAA